Proteins co-encoded in one Sulfurimonas sp. HSL1-2 genomic window:
- a CDS encoding DNA polymerase III subunit gamma/tau yields MNERSQVLALKYRPRRFEDLIGQETIAQTLSLALDSKRLSHAYLFSGLRGSGKTSTARIFAKALMCENGPTSHPCEQCEHCLSANEGRHMDIIEMDAASSRKIDDIRDLIEHTKYQPASAKFKIFIIDEVHMLTKEAFNALLKTLEEPPPFVKFILATTDPLKLPATILSRTQHFRFKKISNQDVSAHLRHILNLENITYEPDALQILARSGSGSLRDTLTLLDQAIIYSKHHVDVSTVTEMLGLIDPQFFESLFGVIFSKDRARLVDTLRELEAYEAEMVVDELTSWLKERLYDHDDARFSPLLLERFFRILSEAKSLFAINAEGSFVLGLIFFKMIEALKVKEIDQMIESLEAQVGRPDSVAYAHAAPAIPAAAPAAPTATAAPATGIESAPEVPAAPEPEPITAPAPDPALAKFEALCERIEDRSADLGKCFREQITFIAYGDDTLTWESCADDNCRAKLKHGFPVIKQLVREVFGFETKIKHNPCSKPEVEAAPKPEPVSEPVNEAPMPETGYGSGNTMSAVEDDMEERPAYMESYSAAEEAPQSASMTEEIETGSGSCVTGNCEPDLSTREIDGNAILDEPMIQKATELFEATKITIQNKV; encoded by the coding sequence GTGAACGAGCGCTCGCAAGTCCTGGCACTGAAGTACCGTCCCCGCCGTTTTGAAGACCTCATCGGGCAGGAGACGATCGCACAGACGCTCTCCCTGGCCCTGGACTCGAAACGCCTCTCGCACGCCTACCTCTTCTCCGGCCTGCGCGGTTCGGGCAAGACCTCGACGGCGCGGATTTTCGCCAAGGCGCTGATGTGTGAAAACGGGCCGACCTCGCACCCCTGCGAACAGTGCGAACACTGCCTCTCCGCCAACGAGGGGCGCCACATGGACATCATCGAGATGGACGCCGCCTCCAGCCGCAAGATTGACGATATCCGCGACCTCATCGAGCACACCAAGTACCAGCCCGCCAGCGCGAAGTTCAAGATCTTCATCATCGACGAAGTGCACATGCTCACCAAGGAGGCGTTCAACGCCCTGCTCAAGACCCTCGAAGAGCCCCCGCCCTTCGTCAAGTTCATCCTCGCAACGACCGACCCGCTGAAACTCCCCGCGACTATTCTCAGCCGGACCCAGCACTTCCGTTTCAAGAAAATCTCGAACCAGGATGTCAGCGCGCACCTGCGCCACATCCTCAACCTCGAGAACATCACCTATGAACCCGATGCCCTGCAGATCCTGGCCCGCAGCGGTTCGGGGAGCCTGCGCGACACCCTCACCCTGCTCGACCAGGCCATCATCTACTCCAAGCACCACGTCGACGTCTCCACCGTCACGGAGATGCTGGGCCTCATCGACCCGCAGTTTTTCGAGTCGCTCTTCGGCGTCATCTTTTCCAAGGACCGCGCACGGCTCGTCGACACGCTCCGGGAGCTGGAGGCCTACGAGGCGGAGATGGTCGTCGACGAACTGACCTCCTGGCTCAAAGAGCGGCTCTACGACCATGACGACGCCCGATTCTCCCCGCTGCTGCTGGAGCGGTTCTTCCGCATCCTCAGCGAGGCGAAGTCCCTCTTCGCCATCAACGCCGAAGGGAGCTTCGTCCTGGGGCTGATCTTCTTCAAGATGATCGAGGCGCTGAAGGTCAAAGAGATCGACCAGATGATCGAATCCCTCGAGGCCCAGGTCGGCCGCCCCGACAGCGTCGCTTATGCCCACGCAGCACCTGCCATCCCCGCCGCTGCCCCGGCGGCCCCCACCGCTACCGCAGCACCGGCCACAGGGATCGAAAGCGCACCGGAAGTACCGGCCGCGCCCGAACCGGAGCCTATTACCGCCCCGGCACCCGACCCCGCGCTTGCGAAGTTCGAAGCGCTCTGTGAACGCATCGAGGACCGCAGCGCGGATCTCGGCAAATGTTTCCGTGAACAGATCACCTTCATCGCCTACGGCGACGACACCCTCACCTGGGAGAGCTGCGCCGACGACAACTGCCGCGCCAAGCTCAAGCACGGTTTCCCGGTGATCAAACAGCTGGTGCGGGAGGTGTTCGGGTTCGAGACAAAAATAAAGCACAACCCCTGCTCGAAACCGGAAGTGGAGGCTGCCCCAAAGCCTGAACCGGTTTCCGAACCGGTAAACGAAGCACCGATGCCCGAAACCGGTTATGGTTCAGGGAACACTATGTCAGCGGTAGAAGATGATATGGAAGAACGCCCCGCCTATATGGAGAGCTACAGTGCTGCGGAAGAGGCACCCCAGAGCGCCTCCATGACCGAAGAGATCGAGACGGGTTCGGGCAGCTGCGTCACGGGGAACTGCGAGCCGGACCTGAGCACCCGGGAGATCGACGGCAACGCCATTCTCGACGAACCGATGATCCAGAAAGCGACCGAACTCTTCGAAGCGACGAAGATCACGATCCAGAATAAAGTCTAG
- the murI gene encoding glutamate racemase — MRVGVFDSGIGGLTVVKSLLEHRLFDEIVYYGDTARVPYGVKDRNTIIRYALEAVEFFKNFDIDLLIVACNTVSAYALEEMRAQAPFDVVGVVEPGILAAKNALGDSDAEVLVLGTKATVGSGAYQQLLQNHGYRNVEAKATGLFVPIVEEGLFEGEVLESTMHHYFAGCKAPDAVILGCTHFPLIAGAISSYFGDKALMIHSGEAIVEYLEAHYGIKEGAANTEMKFFASENPDGLRKVAAQWLGLPTA; from the coding sequence GTGCGCGTCGGTGTTTTCGACAGCGGTATCGGCGGCCTGACCGTCGTCAAATCCCTGCTGGAGCACCGCCTCTTCGACGAGATCGTCTACTACGGCGATACCGCCCGCGTCCCCTACGGGGTCAAGGACCGCAACACCATTATCCGCTACGCCCTCGAAGCGGTAGAATTTTTCAAAAACTTCGACATCGACCTGCTCATCGTCGCCTGCAACACCGTCAGTGCCTACGCCCTGGAGGAGATGCGCGCCCAGGCCCCCTTTGACGTCGTCGGCGTCGTCGAACCCGGCATCCTTGCCGCGAAGAACGCGCTGGGCGACAGCGATGCGGAGGTGCTGGTGCTCGGTACGAAGGCGACCGTCGGCTCCGGGGCCTACCAGCAGCTTCTGCAGAACCACGGCTACCGCAACGTCGAAGCCAAGGCGACGGGGCTCTTCGTCCCCATCGTCGAGGAGGGGCTCTTCGAGGGCGAAGTGCTTGAAAGCACGATGCACCACTACTTCGCCGGATGCAAAGCCCCGGATGCCGTCATCCTCGGCTGCACCCACTTCCCCCTGATCGCCGGGGCGATCTCCAGCTATTTCGGGGACAAAGCGCTGATGATCCACTCCGGCGAAGCGATCGTGGAGTACCTCGAAGCCCATTACGGCATCAAAGAGGGTGCCGCGAATACCGAGATGAAATTCTTCGCCTCGGAAAACCCCGACGGGCTGCGGAAGGTTGCCGCACAGTGGCTCGGCCTCCCGACCGCGTAA
- the rho gene encoding transcription termination factor Rho has protein sequence MSDTSRSNNSRNSKNRTHKPVEGYTVEDLREKTIDELVAMAEELGVESPNELKRQDIIFEILKAQTAQGGFILFTGILEVMQDGYGFLRSVDKSFSDSLNDAYVSSTQIKRFALRNGDVVTGQVRAPKDQERYYALLKIEAINYVPPEESKKRPLFENLTPLYASEQLKLEYQPTHLTGRMMDLFSPIGKGQRGLIVAPPRSGKTELMKEIAHGITHNHPEVELMVLLVDERPEEVTDMERSVKGEVYSSTFDMPAKNHVKVAEMVIERAKRRVEIGKNVVILLDSITRLARAYNTVTPSSGKVLSGGVDANALHKPKRFFGAARNIENGGSLTIIATALIETGSRMDEVIFEEFKGTGNSEVVLSRKISDRRIFPAIDILKSGTRKEELLVGPDVLQKVFILRSMLHKQEDEVEALRFLYTKMQKTKSNDEFLSMMNEG, from the coding sequence ATGAGCGATACTTCGCGCAGCAACAATTCACGAAACAGTAAAAACAGGACCCACAAGCCCGTCGAAGGCTACACCGTAGAGGACCTGAGAGAGAAGACGATCGACGAACTGGTCGCCATGGCCGAAGAGCTCGGCGTCGAGAGCCCCAACGAGCTCAAACGCCAGGACATCATCTTCGAGATCCTCAAAGCCCAGACGGCCCAGGGAGGCTTCATCCTCTTCACCGGTATCCTCGAGGTCATGCAGGACGGCTACGGCTTCCTCCGCTCCGTGGACAAGAGCTTCAGCGACTCCCTCAACGACGCCTATGTCTCCAGCACCCAGATCAAGCGCTTTGCGCTTCGTAACGGGGACGTCGTCACCGGCCAGGTCCGTGCGCCCAAGGACCAGGAGCGCTACTATGCCCTGCTCAAGATCGAGGCGATCAACTACGTGCCGCCCGAAGAGAGCAAAAAACGCCCGCTCTTCGAAAACCTCACACCCCTCTATGCCAGCGAACAGCTCAAGCTTGAATACCAGCCGACCCACCTCACCGGACGGATGATGGACCTCTTCTCTCCCATCGGTAAAGGGCAGCGCGGCCTCATCGTCGCCCCGCCGCGTTCGGGTAAAACGGAGCTCATGAAAGAGATCGCCCACGGCATCACCCACAACCACCCGGAAGTGGAGCTGATGGTCCTGCTCGTCGACGAACGTCCCGAAGAGGTTACCGACATGGAGCGCTCCGTCAAGGGCGAGGTCTACTCCTCCACCTTCGACATGCCGGCGAAGAACCACGTCAAGGTTGCCGAGATGGTCATCGAGCGCGCCAAGCGCCGTGTCGAGATCGGCAAGAACGTCGTCATCCTGCTCGACTCCATCACCCGCCTCGCCCGCGCCTACAACACCGTTACACCTAGCTCGGGTAAGGTCCTCTCGGGGGGTGTCGACGCCAACGCCCTGCACAAACCGAAGCGCTTCTTCGGTGCCGCCCGTAACATCGAGAACGGCGGCTCCCTCACCATCATCGCCACGGCCCTGATCGAAACGGGAAGCCGCATGGACGAGGTCATCTTCGAAGAGTTCAAGGGGACGGGTAACTCCGAGGTCGTGCTCAGCCGCAAGATCTCCGACCGCCGTATCTTCCCGGCGATCGACATCCTCAAGTCCGGTACCCGCAAAGAGGAGCTCCTCGTCGGTCCGGACGTCCTGCAGAAGGTCTTTATCCTCCGCTCCATGCTGCACAAGCAAGAAGACGAGGTCGAGGCGCTCCGCTTCCTCTACACCAAAATGCAGAAGACCAAGTCCAACGACGAATTCCTCTCCATGATGAACGAGGGCTAA
- the gmhA gene encoding D-sedoheptulose 7-phosphate isomerase codes for MRAYLENEISASIETKQKILNDDALLNTIAAAATACVEAYRRGNKTLLAGNGGSAADAQHIAAELVGRYGFDRPSIPSLALTTDTSNLTAIGNDYGYDKVFSRQLEGMGVEGDIFFGISTSGNSQNIVNAFESAKAKGITTVALVGRDGGKMGQMADIAIIVPSNATPRIQESHILIGHIICDVIEKELFGDGVGA; via the coding sequence ATGAGAGCCTACCTTGAAAACGAGATTTCCGCTTCCATTGAGACCAAACAGAAGATTTTGAACGACGACGCCCTGCTGAACACGATCGCAGCAGCGGCCACGGCCTGTGTCGAGGCGTATCGCCGCGGCAACAAAACCCTGCTCGCCGGCAACGGCGGCAGCGCGGCGGATGCCCAGCATATCGCGGCGGAACTGGTCGGCCGCTACGGCTTCGACCGCCCCTCCATCCCGTCGCTGGCCCTTACCACCGATACGTCGAACCTGACAGCGATCGGCAACGACTACGGCTACGACAAGGTCTTTTCCCGCCAGCTCGAAGGCATGGGCGTGGAAGGCGACATCTTCTTCGGCATCTCCACTTCGGGCAACTCCCAGAACATCGTCAATGCCTTTGAGAGCGCCAAGGCGAAGGGGATCACGACCGTCGCCCTCGTCGGCCGTGACGGCGGCAAGATGGGGCAGATGGCCGACATCGCCATCATCGTCCCTTCCAACGCGACACCGCGTATCCAGGAGTCGCATATCCTGATCGGGCACATCATCTGTGACGTGATCGAGAAAGAGCTTTTCGGCGACGGCGTCGGAGCATAG
- the gmhB gene encoding D-glycero-beta-D-manno-heptose 1,7-bisphosphate 7-phosphatase produces MGKPALFLDRDGVINVDTDYLYRIEDFEFIDGIFELCAAYQARGYMIVVVTNQSGIARGRYSEADFDRLTAWMVQEFGKHGVRIAGVYYCPHHPEVTGACACRKPEPGMLLQAARELGIDLAHSVMVGDKERDIVAAHRAGVRETYLFDAEAQTTEASRIIKSLRELL; encoded by the coding sequence ATGGGAAAACCGGCCCTCTTCCTCGACCGCGACGGCGTGATCAACGTCGATACGGACTACCTTTACCGCATCGAGGATTTCGAATTCATCGACGGCATTTTCGAGCTCTGCGCCGCCTACCAGGCGCGGGGCTACATGATCGTCGTCGTCACCAACCAGTCCGGCATCGCCCGCGGGCGCTACAGCGAAGCGGATTTTGACCGTCTGACAGCGTGGATGGTGCAGGAGTTCGGCAAACACGGTGTCAGGATCGCCGGCGTCTACTACTGTCCGCACCATCCGGAGGTGACGGGGGCCTGCGCATGCCGCAAACCCGAACCCGGTATGCTGCTTCAGGCCGCCCGGGAGCTGGGAATCGACCTGGCGCATTCGGTGATGGTCGGCGACAAGGAGCGCGACATCGTCGCGGCCCACCGTGCCGGAGTGCGGGAAACCTACCTGTTCGATGCCGAAGCGCAGACGACCGAAGCATCGCGCATTATCAAATCATTAAGGGAGCTGCTATGA
- a CDS encoding asparaginase domain-containing protein, producing the protein MKILNTGGTFNKRYDPILGALEVPFDNEAVEDIVESFAYNVEIAGMLYKDSLEMTDEDREQLINIIDVDDEEVYVIVHGTDTMDLTAKALAEWMEEDEEERVIVLTGAMVPFSIDKTEASVNLGMALGFAATEPAPGVYICMSGIIAPYDRIRKNRGEGIFEIV; encoded by the coding sequence ATGAAGATCCTCAATACCGGCGGGACGTTCAACAAACGTTACGATCCCATCCTCGGGGCGCTCGAGGTCCCCTTTGACAATGAAGCGGTCGAGGATATCGTCGAGAGCTTCGCCTACAATGTCGAGATCGCCGGGATGCTCTACAAAGATTCGCTGGAGATGACCGATGAGGACCGCGAGCAGCTCATCAATATCATCGACGTCGACGACGAGGAGGTCTACGTCATCGTCCACGGTACCGACACGATGGACCTGACGGCCAAAGCCCTGGCGGAGTGGATGGAGGAGGATGAAGAGGAGCGGGTCATCGTCCTCACCGGCGCCATGGTCCCCTTCAGCATCGACAAAACCGAAGCGAGCGTCAACCTGGGGATGGCGCTGGGCTTTGCGGCGACAGAGCCCGCCCCCGGGGTCTATATCTGCATGAGCGGGATCATCGCGCCCTACGACCGCATCCGCAAAAACCGTGGAGAGGGGATTTTCGAGATTGTCTAA
- a CDS encoding heavy metal translocating P-type ATPase — MSNVKCDHCHLQFDESVMIKEGDLHFCCKGCQGIYHLLKDEGLERFYDKLGEETLVPPTEQFEDSGNFNSPAFYDRYVKTDSEGFSEVSLIIEGIHCSACVWLNEKALHKMEGVVEAHINHTNNKARIIWDDEVVKLSQIIDMIRAIGYDAFPYDPQIQEARAEKERKDYYLRIAVAVFAMMNIMTIAVAQYAGFFTGMTQGIKNILNVAEWILSTPVLFYSGWVFFRGAYYGIRTRSVNMDILVATGASLTYLYSIYITLFELGEAYFDSVTMIITFVLVGKFLEVLSKKSAADTLDVLSKHVPGEVTLLKDGTQVNVGVSEVVVGDVILLKAGEKAGIDGEILQGEGSFDESSLTGESDPIYKREGDSVVSGTTSIDAVVQYRATKDFEHSTLSNILTMLERSMAKKPRIEQLANRLSEYFSSVILLMAFGTFLVWWFWPHPFNIAFMVGISVIVIACPCALALATPVATLVGLGQGAKRGILFKEAAQLETLAQTDTLVLDKTGTITEGRPQVVDVQWYGTEEEQQRYGLKLQALLNASKHPVAVGVSEYLNAEAAPAALPILDEVRQIAAKGMVARCEEQMLSGGNAALMREQGIAPADESAHTLFYFAVGETLVARFELADKPRPDAAEAIRALTHAGIDVIMLTGDHERSARKIAEAVGIEHYHAELTPEAKAAMVAQMQSEGHKVVMAGDGVNDILALAQAEIGIAMGNGSDIAIDVSDVVLMNDSLTSLEEAFRIGRATYGLVKQNLALSLVYNAITVPLAMAGYIIPLVAAISMSLSSLLVVGNSMRIAYSWKRAAKRR, encoded by the coding sequence TTGTCTAACGTCAAGTGCGACCACTGCCATCTGCAGTTCGATGAATCGGTGATGATCAAGGAGGGGGATCTCCACTTCTGCTGCAAAGGGTGCCAGGGGATCTACCATCTGCTCAAAGACGAGGGGCTGGAGCGCTTCTACGACAAGCTCGGTGAGGAGACCCTCGTCCCGCCGACGGAGCAGTTCGAGGACAGCGGCAACTTCAATTCGCCGGCTTTCTACGACCGCTACGTTAAGACGGACAGCGAAGGCTTCAGCGAGGTGTCGCTCATTATCGAGGGGATACACTGCTCCGCCTGTGTCTGGCTCAATGAAAAGGCCCTGCACAAGATGGAGGGCGTCGTCGAGGCGCATATCAACCATACGAACAACAAGGCGCGTATCATCTGGGACGACGAGGTGGTCAAACTCTCCCAGATCATCGACATGATCCGCGCCATCGGCTACGATGCCTTCCCGTACGATCCGCAGATCCAGGAAGCACGGGCGGAGAAGGAGCGCAAGGATTACTACCTCCGCATCGCCGTCGCCGTCTTTGCGATGATGAACATCATGACCATAGCCGTGGCGCAATATGCCGGCTTCTTTACCGGGATGACGCAGGGGATCAAGAACATCCTCAACGTCGCCGAGTGGATCCTCTCGACGCCCGTGCTCTTCTACAGCGGCTGGGTCTTCTTCCGGGGGGCCTACTACGGCATCCGCACCCGGTCGGTCAACATGGACATCCTCGTCGCGACCGGGGCGTCGCTGACCTACCTCTACTCCATCTATATCACCCTCTTTGAGCTGGGCGAAGCCTATTTCGACTCGGTGACGATGATCATCACCTTCGTCCTCGTCGGCAAGTTCCTGGAGGTGCTCAGCAAAAAAAGCGCCGCGGATACCCTCGACGTCCTCTCCAAGCATGTACCGGGGGAGGTGACCCTGCTCAAGGACGGTACCCAGGTGAACGTCGGGGTCAGCGAGGTCGTCGTCGGCGACGTCATCCTGCTCAAAGCGGGGGAGAAGGCGGGCATCGATGGAGAGATCCTTCAAGGCGAGGGGAGTTTCGACGAATCAAGCCTGACGGGAGAGAGCGATCCCATCTATAAGCGCGAGGGCGACAGCGTCGTCAGCGGCACGACGAGCATCGACGCCGTCGTCCAGTACAGAGCGACGAAGGATTTCGAACACTCGACCCTGTCGAACATCCTGACGATGCTCGAACGCTCCATGGCCAAAAAGCCGCGGATAGAGCAGCTGGCCAACCGTCTCTCCGAGTACTTTTCCAGTGTCATTTTGCTGATGGCTTTCGGCACTTTCCTTGTCTGGTGGTTCTGGCCGCACCCGTTCAATATCGCTTTCATGGTCGGTATCTCCGTCATTGTCATCGCCTGCCCCTGTGCCCTGGCGCTGGCGACACCGGTGGCAACTCTCGTGGGACTCGGGCAGGGGGCGAAGCGGGGGATCCTCTTCAAAGAGGCCGCTCAGCTCGAGACCCTGGCGCAGACAGACACCCTGGTACTTGACAAAACGGGCACCATTACCGAGGGGCGTCCGCAGGTCGTCGATGTGCAGTGGTACGGTACGGAGGAGGAGCAGCAGCGCTACGGCCTGAAGCTCCAGGCACTGCTCAATGCTTCCAAACACCCGGTCGCCGTCGGCGTTTCCGAATACCTCAATGCCGAAGCGGCACCGGCCGCACTCCCCATCCTCGATGAGGTGCGCCAGATCGCAGCCAAGGGGATGGTCGCGCGCTGCGAGGAGCAGATGCTCAGCGGCGGCAATGCCGCCCTGATGCGAGAGCAGGGGATCGCTCCCGCGGACGAGAGCGCACATACGCTCTTCTACTTTGCCGTCGGCGAGACGCTGGTCGCCCGTTTTGAATTGGCGGACAAGCCCCGTCCCGACGCGGCAGAGGCGATCCGCGCGCTGACCCATGCCGGCATCGACGTCATCATGCTGACAGGTGACCATGAACGCTCCGCGCGAAAGATCGCGGAAGCAGTCGGTATCGAGCACTACCATGCGGAGTTGACCCCCGAGGCGAAGGCCGCCATGGTTGCCCAGATGCAGAGCGAGGGGCATAAGGTCGTCATGGCAGGGGACGGTGTCAACGACATCCTCGCACTGGCCCAGGCGGAGATCGGCATTGCGATGGGCAACGGCAGCGACATCGCCATCGACGTCAGCGACGTGGTCCTGATGAACGATTCTCTCACCTCCCTCGAAGAGGCGTTCAGGATCGGCCGCGCGACCTACGGCCTGGTCAAGCAGAACCTCGCTCTTTCGCTCGTGTATAATGCGATTACCGTACCGCTGGCGATGGCAGGATACATCATTCCGCTGGTCGCCGCGATATCGATGTCGCTGAGTTCCCTGCTGGTCGTGGGCAACTCGATGCGCATCGCCTACAGCTGGAAGCGCGCGGCGAAACGCCGCTGA
- the ccoS gene encoding cbb3-type cytochrome oxidase assembly protein CcoS, producing the protein MDSWVIIMMLAVSVFLGSLALLGIMWAIRTGQFDDKEKFLNQVQYDGEDELNDAAKQAEKKKAMKKKKEAYRPE; encoded by the coding sequence ATGGACAGTTGGGTAATTATCATGATGCTGGCCGTCTCGGTTTTCCTGGGGTCACTGGCACTGCTGGGGATCATGTGGGCCATCCGGACAGGCCAGTTCGACGACAAAGAGAAGTTTCTCAACCAGGTGCAGTACGACGGCGAGGACGAACTCAACGATGCCGCGAAACAGGCGGAGAAGAAAAAAGCGATGAAAAAGAAAAAAGAGGCCTACCGGCCGGAATAG
- a CDS encoding DUF2202 domain-containing protein gives MKKMVMAAAIAAVMATSGMAAKGTAAAVTEEQLETLVFIYQEEKVARDTYITLGNMYTNQAVFANIQASEQEHIDQAKVLCERYGADISGIDETEVGVFDIPVLQELYDTLVAQGTQSELSALMVGEYIEITDIDDLEAAEEGMPSDVVNTFENLKAGSLNHLAGFRDAIDAYNSRK, from the coding sequence ATGAAAAAAATGGTAATGGCTGCGGCGATCGCGGCGGTGATGGCGACAAGCGGTATGGCGGCAAAGGGAACGGCTGCGGCAGTGACGGAGGAGCAGCTGGAGACACTGGTGTTTATCTACCAGGAGGAGAAAGTCGCCCGCGATACGTACATTACGCTGGGGAATATGTATACGAACCAAGCGGTGTTTGCCAATATCCAGGCGTCGGAGCAGGAGCATATCGATCAGGCAAAGGTGCTGTGCGAGCGTTACGGCGCCGATATCTCCGGCATCGACGAAACGGAGGTGGGCGTGTTTGACATCCCGGTACTCCAGGAGCTCTATGACACGCTGGTTGCGCAGGGAACCCAATCCGAGCTGAGCGCATTGATGGTCGGCGAATACATTGAGATCACCGACATCGATGACCTTGAAGCGGCCGAAGAGGGGATGCCTTCGGACGTCGTCAACACCTTTGAAAACCTCAAGGCGGGTTCGCTGAACCACCTGGCGGGCTTCCGCGACGCCATCGACGCCTATAACAGCCGCAAGTAG